A segment of the Desulfobulbaceae bacterium genome:
AGGTCATAGGTCTGCTCGGCCCCAACGGCGCCGGTAAGACCACCCTCATGAAGATCCTCACCGGATTTCTCCAGCCCTCGTCAGGCACGGCGAGTGTCGGGGGGTTCGATGTCTTGAACGACACCG
Coding sequences within it:
- a CDS encoding ATP-binding cassette domain-containing protein — its product is MIDVKELCKNYDDVVALSDVSFSIAPGEVIGLLGPNGAGKTTLMKILTGFLQPSSGTASVGGFDVLNDT